The DNA window AGCCAGCTGGCCCAGGGCTGATTGCGACCGTTGAGGGTGGTGCCCACGTGAACCCAACCCTCGTGCACTTCCAAGACCTGCAAGTCGAGGCTGGAAAAGGCGGCATGGGTGTTGACCTTGATGCAGTCGCCCCCGGCAGAGGCGTCGGAGACAATGCCATCGGTTTCTTTTACCGTGAACGCGCTGTCGGCGAAATAGGGCAGAAGGCGTCGCTGAAGTTGGCGCACCGCCTCATCGGCGGGAATATTCTTGGGATAGGCCGCAGCGAGGTGCTTGGCTGCTGGCAGTGAAAATATGTGGCACAGCCGCTGCCCCATTTCGATCAAGGTCATTTTGTCGCCGCGAAGATGGTCCCGGGCCGATCCGTAAAGCTGTTGGCTCGCCCGCTGAAAGCCGGGCTTGCCCCGTTGGCTGACCAGCTCCACGACCAGTTCGTACTGCTCGATTGTCTCTTGCAGAATCGCGCCCAGCGGGTCCTGCCCACCCAGTTGAGTGGTGATTTTGGTTTTGAGATTCGCCAGCTGGCTGCGGATTTGCTTCGGATCAAAACTCAGGGGAAAGCCGTCGTAATAATCCGGCGGAATGGTGGGTAGGGCAGTGGCGCCCTTGGCAAAAAAATCCTGCTCGATGGCCTGGGGCCACTTGATTGCATCGAGAATCAGAATCGGCTTTTGAATGGCGATCAGCTCATCCGACAGGGCCTTGAGGGCCTGGGCGTAGTCAGTCTTCATCAGTGGATGGGTGTCCTCCCGTGGTGGTGCGGGGATGAATGGCCAGCAGGCAGCGCAATCGGCGTCTGCCAAAGCTGGCCATAGAGATAAACGCGTCGATATTTACCGGCACATGGCGGCAATCGGCGGCGGTGTGACCCAGGTCGTCGTCGGTGTCGGGGTCGTTAACATAAACAAAATTGGCGTCGCTGCGGCTGATATACACCCAGTGAGGCGCTCGATTGCGGTTCAGGGCCCAGGTGCTTATCAGCGCGATCAGGTGGCTCTCCTGCTCCAGAATCTCTTTGAACTGCTTGGGGCCCAGCGGGTTGACCTCTACGGGTGTGCCGAACTGGCCGAGCTGGCTGACAAAGTCCTGATGAACCAGCTCGATGACGCTGCGCTTTTCCTGGCTGCGCACGCTATCGATAAAGGGCGTTTCTGCGCTGCTGATAAACAGTTTTGCGCCAAACCCGCGGCGCAGCGCTGCCAGCGCCAGGCCATGGGGCGAGCAGCCGCCGTGTCCTGAGGTCATGTAAATGGTGGTCGCCTCACGCCAAAGCCGCATTTCCTCCTGCCGGTCGATGACGGCGGCGGGGTCGATGCTGTGCATGGCCATCATCAGGGCCGCGGGGCCGCAGGTGAAATCGGTGGTTTGGGCGTAGTATCGCGGCGCCTGCTCGCTGCTGAGCGTGGCGGCAGTGTGCAGACGCTTTTCGAAGCGCAGTGCGCTGCAGCCGTCTTCGTAATAGTGCTCCACCGTATCAAAGCAGAGATAGCCTTCCCGCCGGTACAGGGCGATGGCCGCGTTGTTGTCCTCACGCACTTCCAGGCGCAAAAACACGCAGCCTGCCTGTTGCGCCCGTTGATGCGCGTCGTGAAGCAGCTGGGTCGCCAGGCCCCGGCCCCGGTAGTCAGGGTTGGTAGCGATGGAGTAAAGGCGGGCCAGGCTGGTGCCGGTGCGGTACAGCAACAGGCTGTAACCCATGATTTGGCCGGCCTCTTCAATTATCGCCAGCTCATGGGGGCCAGCTTTGATAAACCGTTTGAAGCTGCGGCGGGACAGCCGGTCTCCGGGAAAACAGCGCAGCTCGAGCTTGAGTAGGGCCGCTAAATCAGCATCGGTCGCGGTGCGAAGGCGGGGTTGAGACATGGCAACATCCAAGACGGCTCCGGCTGGCGGAAAAGCCCGGCCAGCAGGCGGATGATACTGCGCAATATTTCCTTATCTCAATGCGAATTTGCATCTTGAGGTTGGAAAAGTTTGGTCGCAGAATGCCGAACTTCGCTATCCGCCCGAGGCCACCGCGCTATGGCTCGCTTTTACGTTGTTGTCGATGATCTCAAAGATTGGTCCCCCTACTTTCCCAGCCAGGATGTGGTCACCTTTGACCAGTATCTGGAGCAGGCGGGCTCGGCGGCCGACGAGCGGGTGCGGGTGATAAACCTTTGTCGCAGCTATCGATACCTCGGCACGGGTTATTACTGCTCGCTGCTGGCCGAGGCCCGCGGCCATAATGTGTTGCCCTCGGTGAAAACCCTCAGTGAGCTGGGGCGCAAGTCATTGTCAGTGATTCAGTGGGAGGGGGTAGAGCCGCTGTTGTCGAAGTTGCCCAAAGGCCAGGCGGGTGAAGAGCTGGAAATTCACTGCTGGTTTGGTCACACCTTGAATGAGGATCACGAGGCCCTGGCCAAGGCGGTGTTTGAGCGCTTCCCCAGCCCGGTACTGGAAATTACTCTGGAATTTAAGGGGCATTGGCGGCTGCGTAAGGTGCAGGCGGCGTCCTTGAAAAATTTGAGTGCCGGTGCTGAGCAGGATGCCTTTGCAGCGACTTTCGAATCCTTCAGTAACAAGATGTGGCGCAAGCCTCGGGCGCGCAAGCAGTTTCGTTATGACCTGGCGATTCTGGTGGACCCCGAAGAGAAGTTGCCCCCCAGCGACAAGGCGGCTCTGCGCAAGTTTGTGAAAGCCGCCCAGCAGCTGGGCATCTCGGCGGAGATGATTACCCGCAAGGATTACATGCGCCTGCCGGAATATGACGGCCTGTTTATCCGCGAGACCACATCAGTGGATCACCACACCTACCGCTTTGCCAAAAAGGCCGAGGCGGAGGGGCTGGTGGTGATGGATGACCCCACGTCAATTTTGCGCTGCACCAACAAAATTTATCTCGCAGACCTGCTGCGCAGCCATAAAGTGCCGGTGCCCAAAACCGAGTTTCTGCGCCGGGAAAACGAAGAGGAGCTGCGCCGCATTGCGGACACACTGGGTTTTCCCATGGTGCTAAAAGTGCCTGATGGCGCCTTTTCTCGCGGTGTGGTGAAAGTCGCTAACTGGGAAGAATTGGTGAGCGAAAGCGAACGCTTGTTGGCAAAGTCGGCGCTGCTGTTGGCCCAGGAATTTATGTACACCGAATACGACTGGCGCATTGGCGTGCTCGATGGCAAGCCCCTGTATGCCTGCCGGTATTACATGGTGAAAAACCACTGGCAGATCTATAAACACAGCAGTAGCCGCAGTCAGTCTGGCGGTTTCGACACCATGCCAACTTACGAAGTCCCCAAGAAAGTCCTTGATGCGGCGTCCAAGGCGGCCCGGCTGATCGGCAACGGTTTCTACGGGGTTGACCTGAAACAGAATGACAAACAAGTGGTGGTCATCGAGGTGAACGACAACCCCAGCATTGATTCCGGGGTGGAAGACCTGTTTATGGGCGAGGGCCTGTATCAGTCGGTGATGGAAGTGTTTTTGCGGCGTATGGAGCAGCGTCGCCGTTAATTGCCACCCGGCGACAGGCCGCATTGTTTGAGCAGCGCTGACGCGCTTGCAACATGTTCGCGGTAGGCCTGGGTGGCCTGCTCCAGTAGCGCCACACGCTGGCTCCGCCAGGTCAGATACTCCGTTGCAACCGCTTCCATCGCGTCAAACAGCGGCAGCTCAATCGCCGCAATGGCCGCGTTGAGTTGTTGCTGGTGGCGATTGATGCGCGCCGCCCGGGGCTGAAGTTCACCGACAAAACGCGCCTGCAGCAGTGC is part of the Spongiibacter taiwanensis genome and encodes:
- a CDS encoding flavohemoglobin expression-modulating QEGLA motif protein, with the translated sequence MKTDYAQALKALSDELIAIQKPILILDAIKWPQAIEQDFFAKGATALPTIPPDYYDGFPLSFDPKQIRSQLANLKTKITTQLGGQDPLGAILQETIEQYELVVELVSQRGKPGFQRASQQLYGSARDHLRGDKMTLIEMGQRLCHIFSLPAAKHLAAAYPKNIPADEAVRQLQRRLLPYFADSAFTVKETDGIVSDASAGGDCIKVNTHAAFSSLDLQVLEVHEGWVHVGTTLNGRNQPWASWLSVGSPRITAPQEGLAVLIETLTFSSFPARARRISDRVVAIDLAENGADFMEVYRYFIDQGLPPKDCYKIAQRVFRGGDIRGGSCFTKDLSYVKGFVETVNFIRSAILSDRPEVLPLMFVGKVALDDVPVLYHYQQEGLIAAPKYLPPMFKDLNGLYVWFGFSSGMSVLDVARVQDHFQALFRKIG
- a CDS encoding GNAT family N-acetyltransferase/peptidase C39 family protein; this encodes MSQPRLRTATDADLAALLKLELRCFPGDRLSRRSFKRFIKAGPHELAIIEEAGQIMGYSLLLYRTGTSLARLYSIATNPDYRGRGLATQLLHDAHQRAQQAGCVFLRLEVREDNNAAIALYRREGYLCFDTVEHYYEDGCSALRFEKRLHTAATLSSEQAPRYYAQTTDFTCGPAALMMAMHSIDPAAVIDRQEEMRLWREATTIYMTSGHGGCSPHGLALAALRRGFGAKLFISSAETPFIDSVRSQEKRSVIELVHQDFVSQLGQFGTPVEVNPLGPKQFKEILEQESHLIALISTWALNRNRAPHWVYISRSDANFVYVNDPDTDDDLGHTAADCRHVPVNIDAFISMASFGRRRLRCLLAIHPRTTTGGHPSTDED
- a CDS encoding RimK family protein — encoded protein: MARFYVVVDDLKDWSPYFPSQDVVTFDQYLEQAGSAADERVRVINLCRSYRYLGTGYYCSLLAEARGHNVLPSVKTLSELGRKSLSVIQWEGVEPLLSKLPKGQAGEELEIHCWFGHTLNEDHEALAKAVFERFPSPVLEITLEFKGHWRLRKVQAASLKNLSAGAEQDAFAATFESFSNKMWRKPRARKQFRYDLAILVDPEEKLPPSDKAALRKFVKAAQQLGISAEMITRKDYMRLPEYDGLFIRETTSVDHHTYRFAKKAEAEGLVVMDDPTSILRCTNKIYLADLLRSHKVPVPKTEFLRRENEEELRRIADTLGFPMVLKVPDGAFSRGVVKVANWEELVSESERLLAKSALLLAQEFMYTEYDWRIGVLDGKPLYACRYYMVKNHWQIYKHSSSRSQSGGFDTMPTYEVPKKVLDAASKAARLIGNGFYGVDLKQNDKQVVVIEVNDNPSIDSGVEDLFMGEGLYQSVMEVFLRRMEQRRR